The DNA segment ggaccctaaccctttatctgctatgtcatttgcaaatatctgctcccattctgttggttgccttttagttttgctgattgtttccttcactgtgcagaagctttttattttgatgaggtcccaatagttcatttttgcctttgtttcccttgcctctggagatgtgttgaggaagaagttgctgcagctaaggtcaaagaggtttttgcctgctttcttctagaggattttgatggcttcctgtctcacatttaggtctctcatccattttgagtttatttttgtgtatagtgtaagcaagtggtccaggttcatttttctgcatgtcgtgttccagttttgccagcaccacttgctgaagagactgtctttcttccattggatattatttcttgctttgtcaaagattagttggccatatgtttgtgggtccatttctgggttctctattctgttccattgatctgagtgtttttgtgctgacattaaaaaatgtttaaaaaaaaaaaacccaggggtgcctgggtggctcagtcgggtaagcgtctgacttcaactcaggtcacgatctcacggtccgtgagtttgagccccgcgttgggctctgggctgatggctcggagcctggagcctgcttccgattctgtgtctctccgcccctcccccattcatgctcgatctctctctgtctcaaaaataaataaacgttaaaaaaaaaaaaaagcccagaccACACTAACAACATCACTTAGCATTGATATATTATGAGACTGGGAAGCATACATGAAATTGggatcaagagaaagaaaatagggcaggaaaaaatatttgaagaaataaagactgaaaaactTTCCAGAAACTCACCACATTCTTAAGACAGATACAAAGAAGTCACACCCAGGTGTACCATAGCCAACAGCTGAAAACCATCATCAAGAGAAAACTTTAAAGCAGATAGAGGGAAATGACAcatccctccccatcctccccacctgccctgtttCCTGAGAGGTAGGTGttgcttcctgccccccccccccctccccgggtggTGGCCCTGACCTTAGTCTCCATGCTGTTTCTAGCTTGAATCCCACCCGTGACTTTCAGGATGAAGTTTGGTCTTCAGTGTGATCACTGTAGTGCCCTTGCAGCTGCTCTGTCACTTCCCACAACTTCTAGTTGGAATGTCTCTAGTTTTTCAAGTGTGCCTTGCTACCTTCTTCTGGGAACTCTCCTTCTTCAGAATCCCTCCCTGCCATCTTTCCCTCCATTCCAAGCTGGACTTCCTGGGTTCTAGAGGTCTGAGTAGTAGGTTTGTGCCTGCACTGTATGGGTACTGATGTTAGTGAAATAAGATTGGAAATTCATTCACAAGCCTTGTGTGGCATCCTTTCTTCAGACATAATTGACTGTGGGTGAGGGTTTAGAGAACCAGTCAGCCTACTGTGGGCCTTGCCAGCCTCTGTGGAGTCAGCCTGCACCATGCTCATTTTCTGTATGCTAGCCACATCGGCCTTCTTTTGGTCTGCATGCAGTCTTTTCAGCCTCAGGCCTTTGCACCTGTTGCTCCTCTGTGTGGAATTCTACATACCTCCTATACAGAGATTACACCTAGTCACCACTTGCCCAGAAAAACCTCTGACCACCTGGATTAGGAGACACACATGCTTCTAAGAACTTGCCTTTACACTGTGTCTTTTCCTATGAGGACCTGTCCAAGTTGTAACTCTTTTGTGTGATTACTATGTCGATCCCTATCCCTCTTGCCTGTGAGCTCTGCAAAGGCAGGAACTCTGTCTGGTTTTGCCCATTTTGTATTCTCTAGTAACCAGCACAGAGTCTGGGGTCCAGTAACTGCTCTGGTAATACCTTgtgagtgaatggatgggtgaatgggtggGCAGTTCCAGCAGTAGTTCGGCCCTAGAATGTTAGTGGTTCCTCTAGGAGTGACTCCTAGGGAAACCCGAAGGTTTTTCCCCTCAAGGACTAACTGCTTTGTATCATGTGTTtcccaggattctttttttttttttttttaatgtttgtttatttttgagagagatacagaatgcaagcaggggaggggtagagagagagagatagaatctgaaacgggctccaggccccgagctgtcagcacagagcccaatgcgccgctcgaactcatgatcaaCTCaggatccgtgagatcatgacctgagccgaagtccgaggcttaaccaactgaaccacccgggcgccccccaggACTGTCTCTTAATAAAAGaaccctccctctcctcctccctctccatttcACACTCAGCCCCAGCCTGGCTTAATTCTCCACCCTGTAACAGCTGCTTTCATCTTCCTGTCTCCACGGTTAGGACTGTCACTGTTCCCGCAGGTTTGGCACACCTACTGGTGCTGCCCTTAGAAGTCACTGCATATACTCCTTTAGAAAGCTAAAACGTCATGTTAAAGAAGTGGCCCTGAACTCAGGCAACCAGGGGCTCAGTGGGAGGAAGAAACCTGCGTCTGGTTGCCCTGGCCTCAGAAGTCAGCTGCAGCGTACTGGGCACAGATGGGCAAGGACTCTTGTCCTGCGACAGCGCTGTCGTCACAGGGCTTCCTGAACTTGCAGGAGCGAGATCACTTCCCAGTCACACGGCTGAGAAGCAGCAGGGACAGGAGAGGAACCCAACCTTGTCGGCTCCAGAACCCAGGGCTCCCCTACAAACTAGGTCGCCTGCTTCCAGAGTATGGCCTGGTTTGTGAAGTTGGTACCCCCTACTGACATTTTCCTAGCAACAAAAGTTTCCCAGCAgatgagggggaggaggagccaggagaCCATTCCCCTTCACCACAATAGGAAGCTGAGGCCTAGCAGGGGTCTACAGGGGCAGATGGCAGGCAGGCTAGGGCACAGACCCCCGAGCCTTGGGAGCTGGATCCGTGCCCCCTCCCCTGGCGCCTGCGCACTGCAGTTCCGTTCCCGCCCAACCCCGCCCAATCGCCCGGGTTTTCAAATTTGAAACCTGCTCCTTTTCCCGCCTGAACTTGTAGGCCAgcggagggggagggtggggccgaACGCAGCCAATAGTGCCTCACAAGCTCCCCGGCCCCGCCCTGAAGGTGACGACAGCAAGCCGCAGTAGGCAATGGGCAAATGGGCAAAGGTGCCCGCTGGCCCCGCCTCCGTGGCGCCCACGTGCAGCAGTCGAGCTGGGGCCTCCCAGAGACCACGGGTGCCCGGATTACCATTCTAGGGGCAGAGTCTTCGCTATCAACTCCGggctggaaactgaggccctgataCTCCAAGTAGTCGGCGTGGGGTCGCTGAACGAAATGGGCAAGATGCGGCCCCATTCAGCCTGGGGACTCACTCAAAAACTGGGCCTGGAGGAAGCGCCCGTGGCAGCCCTGGGAGTCTGAGGGGCCGGGCTGGCTCGTGGAGGTGGGCTGCCGTTCCCTGGTCCCTTTCCAGAGGGGCGGGGCCAAGAACTGGGCCGTCCGGGGGCGGGGTGTCTCGGAGGCGGGGCCGAGGCCCCTGTGTTTGTTGCACCGTGTCAGTTACATTGTAAcaaaagtggtgcagccgctcttcGGGCCAGCACCTTAGGCCCGCCCGCCACCAGCTGTCTCCGACATGGAACCTGTGGCCAGCAATATCCAGGTCCTGCTGCAGGCGGCCGAGTTCCTAGAGCGCCGcgagagaggtgaggaagaaaCATTGGTCAGACTCCAGGCAGCAACCTCGCTGACACAGGCCTGGACTACCTTGGCTCCCAACTGGAAGGATGCATGCATGGCCTTAGGCAGTAACCCTGAGGCACCCTTTCTCAGTTTGGCGGGGTGGTGGGGTTGGGAAAATGGCCCTGGCGCCAAAAACCCTTCCCTGACCGTGCCTTGCCAGGGGCGCCTGCAGGGACCAGCCCCAGCCTGAAGCGGGCGGGGGCTGTCTCTGGCAGAAGCTGAGCATGGCTACGCGTCCCTGTGCCCGCACCGCAGTCCGGGCCCAGTCAACAAGAGGAGGAAGCGATCCCCCCAAGCTTCTGGCACGCTGGACAGTGGGCGGTGAGGAGTGCTGGGGacggtggggagaggaggggggatgggtcCCTTCATCAGGCCTCACCTTTGCCCACTTCCTCCTTGTTGCTTGCATCTTCTGGGCCAGATCCTCACTCTGGAGGCAGTTCAGACCTCTCCTGCCATCTCCTTACTCCCCTCTATTCGTTCAGGGACTATTTCTTGAGCACCCCTGTTGTGTCAGGAGCTATAAATAGGATACTTCAGGGTCCTTCTTCCACTCACACCAGCACACTCCACATCTCACTCCACTCGATTTCTCCCACaggcttcctcctcttctctcgtGTCAaccctttgcacatgctattccctCCAATTTTAATGCCTCTCCTTCCACTACCCACTTTGGATAGCTTGTTTCTGGCCCAGCTCAACTGTCATCTCTGCCCAGGAAGCCCTTCCTGACTGCTGGTAGGTGGCCTCTTTCGGACCCCACAACCACCTGGGCAGGCCTCCCAGCTTTTGGCcccatttgtctctttctctcctggggATTCCAGTGCCCAAGGCCGGCACaagatccccacattgggctagtTTGGAGCAGACAACTATAGTGGATTTTAAGCCCCTGGGACTGAGGGTGTGGTAGTAGCTGACACCCCCTCACCCCATCCTCCCTGGCATTGACAGGTCTGTGCACAACGAGCTGGAGAAGCGCAGGTGAGTCCTAGCTTTGCCTGATATCACCAGGCCCCAGGAACCACCTCcctctggcctcccctcccctactgCCCCTGTGGCCAGCAAGGCTGGGCTGGCACTGCCCTCCAGACCCCTTCCCCTGCAGGAGGGCCCAGTTGAAGAGGTGCCTGGAAGAGCTAAAACAGCAGATGCCCCTCGGGGCTGACTGTGCCCGGTACACCACACTGAGCCTTCTGCGCTGGGCCAGGATGCATATCCAGGTATGGAGCTACCCCTGCACCCTGGGGCCAACCTGCCAGAACTCCTGAGAGGTATAGTAGGGAGGGGCTGAGTGGGACTGGGGGGAGAGGCCTGAGGTCATAGGTCAACAGTGTGACATGGGACAGTTCTCTATGCTTTTAGCTTCCGTATGTGTGAAgtaggaagaaaagcagaaagtaaGGATTGTTATGAGGCTTGAGtttgctcagtaaatgttcatgGCTATTACAGCTATTATATCACTTCAATCCTAACtggcaagtcacttagcctctctggacTTTACCCTCCTCTGTAAGGAGGGACATGTCTGTTGACAATATTTTGATGTGCCATGTGTCAGGGTCCCTAGAACTGCAGAGGGCTGGttttcactctctcactctcccatCCTTCAAGGCCTCCGGTTCTGAGCCCTCTACTCTGATACCATTTTGGAGAGTAGTTCcagaggccaggagaggggaAGGTCAGAGGAAGTCAGTCACCTATCCTCCCAGGGCCCTTCCGCTGCCTGGGCTAAGCTCAGCACCCCCTGGTGGACAGGAGTGGGGTATGCCCCAGGCAGCACCCCTACTCCCACCCCCAATGGGAGCTTAGGGAATGGACTAAAAGTGGCCTTGGAAACAAGAGgccttttcttgtccttttggcCCTTCTGGCCTAGGAAGAAATGGGGGCACAGGAGGCTAAGGACCAAGCAGCACAGCTAATGAGAGGCAGAATCATAACCCAGGCCCAAGTTCCCTGATTTGCAGTTTCCttcaagtgtttattgagcacctgttctACCAAGACCTGTTGTAGGCACCAGGGGTTGAGGTAGAGAGATCCAGGTGCTTATGCAGCAAGTAAATCACGGTGTAGGGAACGTCAGCACCACCCCATAGTGCCTGCATCCCTGGACTCTGTTGAAGGACACCCTGGTCAGGTAGCAGGCCCATTTCTCACATGGAGCTTGCCTGGTGTGGTTCTTGGAGAGATAATGTGTGCCCCTTGGGTGCTGGCTGGCCCATGGGCAGGAGCTAGGGATTGCTCCTTCCTTGAAGTCCTATATCCCCTGTCCTGGCCCTACCTGTTTTGCCTTCTCCAGGCCGTCTTCCATCTTGCCCTAGAATGTTCTTTGTAGCACACAGATCTCCTTAGGTCTACTGCTGGAAACCTTCCGTGGCTCTTGACAGGACAGTCCCAGTTCCTGCAAAACTGCAGGCCCTTCACAACTCAGGCCTTGCTACTGGTTAGCTTTTGGTCTCCCATATCCCTGTGCCCCACCAGAAAAGCTTAAGTCTCTATGCTCTTCTCAGTTTCCCTCTGCTATGATGCTTCTTTCTGCCCCATTTTGCCTAGGCAGCTCTTACTTATCCTTCTGCCCAGTACAAGTGTCCCCTCATCCAGTACTCCCCTTCTTGTTGACTAATGCAGACTTCTGCCCACCAAAGGCTCTGGTGGGAGGACCCTTGGCCCTCCAAGTCCCCGGAACCCAGGCTGGCAGAGCTTGAGGAGGATTAATGCTGAAGGCACAGGGTTCCTGGGAGAGTCTTGACTAGGAGTCACAAACTGGTAGCCTTGGTTCGGTCtacagttttctaaaaatttaaattagttgGCAGCACTTAAAAGGACATTTGACATGAAAAAGTCTGACTTTCCAGCTTCTCTTAAAGAAATTAGGATGTCTGGCAGCACCAAGCCCATTTGCATGTGGCTGTAACTGGCTATTACCTGGAGGTGGCCACCTTGAGCCGTGGTGCCTGCTTGCAGGTGTGCGGCAGTCCTCCCCAAAACCTGCTGCTCGCCACTACAAGACTCCTTTCACGTTGCTGGACCAGGCTCTGAAGGCCTGAGATCGTGGTGCCCGCCCTCCCCAACTCCTCAACACGAGAGCGTTCACAGGCCATTTACATGGGCCCAGAGGGCAGGAGGGCTGGCTTCCCGCAAGATGCAGGAGCTCTCTGGGGCCCAAATTTAGATGCCCCTGGTCCGGAGCGGACAGTCACTGTTGAGGTGTGGTGGGATGAGCCCCGGGCCCCCAGGCAGCTGACCCCACAGCCCCTTGCTCCCTTGGGACCTGCAGAAGCTTGAGGAGCAGGAGCAGCAGGCGCGGCGGCTCAAGGAGAAGCTGCGCAGTAAGCAGCAGAGCCTGCAGCAGCAGCTGGAGCAGCTCCGGGGGCTGGCGGGGCCAGGTGAGAGGGAGCGGCCACGGGCAGACAGCCTGGACTCTTCAGGCCTCTCGTCGGAGCGTTCGGACTCAGACCAAGGTGAGTGCCCCGAAGCTGAGGGGTTGTGTAGACTGAGTGGGCCAGGTCTGCTGACTGGACCCTTCCCTGTGTAGAGGAGGCAGAGGTGGACGTGGAGAGCCTGGTGTTCGGGGGCGAGGCTGAGCTGCTGCGGGGCTTCGGCGCAGGCCAGGAGCACAGCTACTCACACAGCAGAACCACCTGGCTATGACCTTCACCGCCCCAAAGTGGGCCTCTACCCTCAGACTACTCTCCGCTCTGCCGGCAGGAGTCCTCCCCAAAGCCTCAGGGGCTGCTCGGAGTCACCTCCTGTTGCAATGGACTAAAAGGACCCTTGTGTGGGAATAGGTGCCTGCCCCCAACCTTGCCGCCGGCTGTgcctcctgggggaggggtgcctgggtttcCCCTGAGCCCCACGGGGCAGGCAGCTTAGGCCTGGGCCACTCTTCCAGGCCTTTTTTTTGTAGCACTTGGCTCTGCTGTCCCCAAGGGGGCAGGAAGCCTCTTGGGCCCTCACATTCCTTCCTAGACAAGGCTCTCTGGCCTTTGTCCCAGATACTGTACAGTATTTTCATTAAAAGCCTCTTTACTAACTTCCTGTACATGGTCTTGCCCGATGAAAATGGGGAACTCCCAGCCGCAGACAAActggaaaagaggaaatgagatcAGTAGCCATTACTGACACTGTTGACCATACCAGCAGTGTCCCTTTAATTTTCACAGTTGGGGGCTGTCTGTCCCCAATTCATGGGCGGGACGAGGCTGAGTGAGATGACTTGCCTGAGGTCCAAAGCCAGGAAAGCACGGAGTCAAGATTCAAACTAAAGCTTTCTGACTCCAGAGCTAGGGCTGACtgaattcaacaagtatttattgagtgcctgttatgtgctaggcattgttcCAGGTACTTGGGACACATCAGAGAGTGCAATaaaggtccctgccctcatggagcttacagtctagcatTTATTACCACTGCATCTGCACA comes from the Prionailurus bengalensis isolate Pbe53 chromosome A1, Fcat_Pben_1.1_paternal_pri, whole genome shotgun sequence genome and includes:
- the MXD3 gene encoding max dimerization protein 3; its protein translation is MEPVASNIQVLLQAAEFLERREREAEHGYASLCPHRSPGPVNKRRKRSPQASGTLDSGRSVHNELEKRRRAQLKRCLEELKQQMPLGADCARYTTLSLLRWARMHIQKLEEQEQQARRLKEKLRSKQQSLQQQLEQLRGLAGPGERERPRADSLDSSGLSSERSDSDQEEAEVDVESLVFGGEAELLRGFGAGQEHSYSHSRTTWL